Proteins encoded in a region of the Zea mays cultivar B73 chromosome 4, Zm-B73-REFERENCE-NAM-5.0, whole genome shotgun sequence genome:
- the LOC100274783 gene encoding putative protein of unknown function (DUF640) domain family protein isoform X1 — translation MDLSPNPESPGSGGDGGGGGGGAGGSSSGGASPSAGFGTPQTPSRYEAQKRRDWNTFGQYLRNHRPPLSLAQCSGAHVLEFLRYLDQFGKTKVHTPACPFFGHPNPPAPCPCPLRQAWGSLDALVGRLRAAFEENGGRPESNPFAARAVRLYLREVREHQARARGVSYEKKKRKKAQRPADHASGSGGGQGPHHPPPAGASG, via the coding sequence ATGGACCTGTCCCCGAACCCCGAGAGCCCGGGAAGCGGTGGTGATGGCGGCGGTGGCGGAGGCGGAGCCGGGGGATCGAGCAGCGGCGGGGCGTCTCCGTCGGCGGGCTTCGGCACGCCGCAGACGCCGAGCCGGTACGAGGCGCAGAAGCGGCGGGACTGGAACACGTTCGGGCAGTACCTGCGGAACCACCGGCCGCCGCTGAGCCTGGCGCAGTGCAGCGGTGCGCACGTGCTGGAGTTCCTGCGCTACCTGGACCAGTTCGGCAAGACCAAGGTGCACACGCCGGCGTGCCCCTTCTTCGGCCACCCGAACCCGCCCGCGCCGTGCCCCTGCCCGCTGCGCCAGGCCTGGGGTAGCCTCGACGCGCTGGTGGGCCGCCTCCGCGCTGCCTTCGAGGAGAACGGGGGCCGCCCGGAGTCCAACCCCTTCGCGGCGCGCGCCGTCCGCCTCTACCTCCGCGAGGTCCGCGAGCACCAGGCCCGCGCGCGCGGCGTCAGCTACGAGAAGAAGAAGCGCAAGAAGGCGCAGCGGCCGGCTGATCACGCCAGCGGCAGTGGAGGCGGCCAAGGACCTCACCACCCGCCGCCCGCCGGCGCGTCGGGCTGA
- the LOC100274783 gene encoding putative protein of unknown function (DUF640) domain family protein (The RefSeq protein has 1 substitution compared to this genomic sequence), with product MDLSPNPESPGSGGDGGGGGGGAGGSSSGGASPSGGFGTPQTPSRYEAQKRRDWNTFGQYLRNHRPPLSLAQCSGAHVLEFLRYLDQFGKTKVHTPACPFFGHPNPPAPCPCPLRQAWGSLDALVGRLRAAFEENGGRPESNPFAARAVRLYLREVREHQARARGVSYEKKKRKKAQRPADHASGSGGGQGPHHPPPAGASG from the coding sequence ATGGACCTGTCCCCGAACCCCGAGAGCCCGGGAAGCGGTGGTGATGGCGGCGGTGGCGGAGGCGGAGCCGGGGGATCGAGCAGCGGCGGGGCGTCTCCGTCGGCGGGCTTCGGCACGCCGCAGACGCCGAGCCGGTACGAGGCGCAGAAGCGGCGGGACTGGAACACGTTCGGGCAGTACCTGCGGAACCACCGGCCGCCGCTGAGCCTGGCGCAGTGCAGCGGTGCGCACGTGCTGGAGTTCCTGCGCTACCTGGACCAGTTCGGCAAGACCAAGGTGCACACGCCGGCGTGCCCCTTCTTCGGCCACCCGAACCCGCCCGCGCCGTGCCCCTGCCCGCTGCGCCAGGCCTGGGGTAGCCTCGACGCGCTGGTGGGCCGCCTCCGCGCTGCCTTCGAGGAGAACGGGGGCCGCCCGGAGTCCAACCCCTTCGCGGCGCGCGCCGTCCGCCTCTACCTCCGCGAGGTCCGCGAGCACCAGGCCCGCGCGCGCGGCGTCAGCTACGAGAAGAAGAAGCGCAAGAAGGCGCAGCGGCCGGCTGATCACGCCAGCGGCAGTGGAGGCGGCCAAGGACCTCACCACCCGCCGCCCGCCGGCGCGTCGGGCTGA